The following are encoded together in the Maridesulfovibrio bastinii DSM 16055 genome:
- a CDS encoding TIGR03905 family TSCPD domain-containing protein, with the protein MNLNEIKLDQSSRPDADDSDIFVPQGVCSKLIRFRVESGKLHDVSFTGGCDGNLKGIGKLVEGMPVEEIVEKLSGIRCGNKETSCPDQLAQAISPYAQK; encoded by the coding sequence ATGAATCTTAACGAAATAAAACTAGATCAATCATCACGCCCAGATGCTGACGACTCCGATATTTTTGTTCCACAGGGAGTCTGTTCAAAACTTATCAGATTCAGAGTTGAAAGTGGAAAACTCCACGACGTTTCTTTTACCGGAGGATGTGACGGTAACCTGAAAGGAATAGGTAAACTGGTTGAAGGAATGCCGGTTGAAGAGATTGTTGAAAAATTGTCTGGAATTCGTTGCGGCAATAAAGAGACATCCTGTCCGGACCAGCTTGCACAGGCAATCAGCCCTTACGCACAAAAATAA
- a CDS encoding NAD-binding protein, with translation MKLLICGAGSIARELLKQLGDDWEVTLVDKSSEELEKTASIFPDIVNTHVEDASSAAVMEKLDAGNYDYVLALTADDKVNSVIAELAGKYGVNHISAFIKDAEIAAALRHEGTHVIRMSSLAAGQLYHYLQDPRMRVTPLGLGPANVMEVKVSDHPSVSGKRAGFLRRRGARLAAIFRGEKLIFPKTDTVISDEDRLVIIGDTSIFQTVCGILECGLPRFPLAYGSGILVALRDSEKREGVAPEATEALYLAQNIHIKHVTLLNAEPEDRYVEHIATWPDNLNVAMESAEGTIPEIIRSECRRGSYGMVVTKVFEKKLLKSFGRPDYVRLSNEIDRPLLISRGTVPYEKFLVPFNGSAMAELAVETAVDISKQMGGEITIAIVEQPDFITGDGTSEWKDRVLARVNELSHVHKVRFDVVIGKGNPVKEIAAMSSDFGLMIVGSNNRDRGLLSPNVGENIAASAECSVLLMAF, from the coding sequence ATGAAGTTATTAATCTGCGGAGCTGGGAGTATCGCCCGGGAACTGTTGAAGCAGCTTGGTGATGACTGGGAAGTTACTTTGGTGGACAAATCTTCTGAGGAGCTTGAAAAAACGGCATCCATATTTCCGGATATCGTAAATACTCATGTCGAAGACGCATCCAGTGCAGCCGTTATGGAAAAGCTTGATGCCGGTAACTATGATTATGTTCTGGCTCTTACCGCTGACGATAAAGTTAACTCGGTTATTGCTGAACTCGCCGGAAAGTACGGAGTCAATCACATCTCAGCTTTTATAAAAGATGCTGAAATTGCTGCGGCTCTCAGACATGAAGGCACTCATGTCATTAGAATGAGCAGTCTGGCTGCCGGGCAGCTTTATCATTATCTGCAGGACCCCAGAATGAGAGTTACACCTCTTGGTCTCGGGCCTGCCAATGTAATGGAAGTAAAAGTCTCAGATCATCCTTCCGTTTCGGGCAAGAGGGCAGGATTTTTAAGACGCAGGGGAGCGCGCCTTGCAGCGATATTTCGTGGAGAGAAACTCATTTTTCCAAAAACAGATACGGTGATCAGTGATGAAGACCGACTGGTAATAATTGGTGATACTTCAATTTTTCAGACTGTATGCGGAATACTTGAATGTGGACTTCCCCGTTTTCCTCTTGCATACGGTTCAGGTATTCTTGTTGCCCTGCGTGATTCAGAAAAACGGGAGGGCGTTGCCCCGGAAGCGACAGAGGCTTTATATCTGGCCCAGAATATTCATATCAAGCATGTAACTCTCTTAAACGCTGAACCTGAAGACAGATATGTGGAGCATATAGCCACATGGCCTGATAATTTGAATGTGGCCATGGAATCTGCTGAAGGGACAATTCCTGAGATAATAAGATCTGAATGCCGGCGTGGAAGTTATGGAATGGTGGTTACAAAAGTTTTTGAGAAAAAACTTTTGAAAAGCTTCGGCAGACCAGATTATGTCAGGCTTTCCAATGAAATTGATCGTCCTCTGCTTATTTCAAGGGGAACAGTTCCCTATGAAAAATTTCTGGTTCCTTTCAATGGTTCGGCTATGGCTGAGCTTGCTGTAGAAACGGCAGTTGATATCAGTAAACAAATGGGAGGTGAGATTACTATCGCCATCGTTGAACAACCTGATTTTATAACCGGTGATGGTACCAGCGAGTGGAAGGACAGGGTGCTGGCAAGAGTCAATGAACTCAGCCATGTTCATAAAGTAAGGTTTGATGTTGTCATCGGCAAAGGGAATCCTGTCAAAGAGATTGCCGCAATGAGTTCTGATTTCGGGCTTATGATTGTCGGCAGTAATAACCGCGACCGGGGACTTCTTTCTCCAAATGTCGGTGAAAATATTGCTGCATCGGCTGAATGTTCAGTCCTGCTGATGGCGTTTTAG